CGTGATGTCGCCGTCCTCGGTGTGCAGCCGCACCGCGGTGATGCCGGGGCCGCCGGTGACGACCCGCTCGACCGGGACGCGCAGCCGGTTGTTCAGCCACAGGCCGAGCAGTTCGACGCTGGGGTTGTACGACTCGCCCTCGACCACCGCGCCGGTGATCTCGACGTCGCGCTGGTCCAGGGCGGCGGCCAGCATGGAGCGCCAGCCGGTGATCCTGGTCCAGGCGAGGTCGGTGTCGCCGGGGGTGTAGCCGGCCGCCCGCTGGGCGAGCTGGCCGACCGGGGACTCGGCGGTCACCGCGTCGGTGATCCGCCGCTGGGCGAGCGCGCCGAGCGGGTCCTGGGCCGGGTTGAGCGGCGCGTTGTCCGGCCACCAGACCACCACGGGGGCGTCCGGCAGCAGCAGCGGCAGCACCACGGACTGGGCGTGCGCGGCGAGTTCGCCGTGCATGCGCAGGATGACGGTCTCGCCGCTGCCCGCGTCGGTGCCGACCAGGATCTCCGCGTCGAGCCGGGTCTCGGCCCGGGCGCGGGGCGAGCGCCCGGCCCGCTTGATGACGGCCAGGATGCGCGAGGGGTGCTCGCGGGAGGCGTCGTTGGCGGCCTTGAGCGCGTCGTACGCGCTGCCCTCGTCCGTCACGATCACCAGGGTCAGCACCATGCCGGCGGCGGTCGAGCCGCTCTCCCGCCGGGCGTTCATCAGGGCTGCGTTGATCTTGCTGGACGTGGTGTCCGTCAGGTCGATCTTCATGGCCGGCGCCAGCTCCTGCCGTCTCGTGCGAGCATCTCGTCCGCCTCGACCGGGCCCCAGGTGCCGGCCGGGTACTGCGCGGGCTTGCCGTTGGCTTCCCAGTACTGCTCGATCGGGTCGAGGATCTGCCAGGACAGCTCGACCTCCTGGTGCCGCGGGAAGAGGTTCGCGTCGCCGAGCAGGACGTCCAGGATGAGGCGCTCGTACGCCTCCGGGCTGGACTCGGTGAAGGACTCGCCGTAGGCGAAGTCCATCGTGACGTCGCGGACCTCCAGCGCGGTGCCGGGGACCTTCGAGCCGAACCGCACGGTGACGCCCTCGTCCGGCTGGACGCGGATCACCAGGGCGTTCTGGCCGAGCTCCTCGGTCGCGTAGGAGTCGAACGGCAGGTAGGGGGCCCGCTGGAAGACCACCGCGATCTCGGTGACCCGGCGGCCCAGCCGCTTGCCGGTGCGCAGGTAGAACGGGACGCCCGCCCAGCGGCGGTTGTTGATCTCCAGCTTGATGGCGGCGAAGGTGTCGGTCTTGGACTCGGGGTCGATGCCGTCCTCGTCCAGGTAGCCGAGCACCTCCTCGCCGCCCTGCCAGCCGGCCGCGTACTGGCCGCGCACGGTGTGCGCGCCCAGGTCGGCGGGGAGCTTGACGGCGCTGAGCACCTTCAGCTTCTCGGCGACCAGCGCCTTCGGGTGGAAGGACGCCGGCTCCTCGATGGCGGTCAGCGCCATCAGCTGGAGCAGGTGGTTCTGGATGACGTCACGGGCGGAGCCGATGCCGTCGTAGTAGCCGGCCCGGCCGCCGATGCCGATGTCCTCGGCCATGGTGATCTGCACGTGGTCGACGTACGACCGGTTCCAGATCGGCTCGAACATCTGGTTGGCGAAGCGCAGCGCCAGGATGTTCTGGACGGTCTCCTTGCCCAGGTAGTGGTCGATCCGGAAGACCTCGTCCCGGGGGAAGACCTCGTGGACGATCCGGTTCAACTCCTGGGCGCTGGCCAGGTCGTGGCCGAACGGCTTCTCGATCACCGCCCGGCGCCAGGAGCCCGGCGCCGGGTCGGTCAGGCCGTGCTTCTTGAGCTGCTGGACCACGGTCGGGAAGAACTTCGGCGGCACCGACAGGTAGAACGCGAAGTTGCCGCCGGTGCCCTGCGCCCGGTCGAGGTCCTCGATCGTGCGGCGCAGGGTGTCGAAGGCGTCGTCGTCGCCGAAGTCGCCCTGGACGAAGCGCATGCCCTTGGCGAGCTGCTCCCAGACCTCCTCGCGGAAGGGCGTGCGGGCGTGCTCCTTGACGGCGTCGTGCACCTCGTTGGCGAAGTCCTCGTCCTCCCACTCCCGGCGGGCGAAGCCGACGAGCGAGAAGCCCGGCGGCAGCAGGCCGCGGTTGGCGAGGTCGTAGACCGCCGGCATCAGCTTCTTGCGCGAGAGGTCGCCGGTGACCCCGAAGATCACCAGGCCGGACGGGCCGGCGATCCTCGGCAGCCGCCGGTCGGCGGGGTCGCGCAGCGGGTTGACGGGCCGGTCCGGGGTGTCGCCCGCGGCCGGCTCCGTGCCCTCCACATCCGGGTACGGCTGGGTGTTGCTCACTGTGGTGTGCTCCGCTTTCCGTTGCGTCAGTTCGTGAGCAGGGGTCAGTTCTTCTTGTCGTGCGCGGCGAGCGCCGCGCTGACGGTGTCGAGCAGCTCGGTCCAGGACGCCTCGAACTTCTGCACGCCCTCGTCCTCCAGCACCTGGACCACGTCGTCGTAGTCCACGCCCGCGGCGGCGATCGCGTCGAGCACGGCCTTGGCGTCGGCGTAGTTCGGGGTGATGGTGTCGCCGGTGACCTCGCCGTGGTCGTCGGTGGCGTCCAGGGTGGCCTCGGGCATGGTGTTGACGGTGCCCGGGGCGACCAGCTCGGTCACGTACAGGGTGTCCGGCAGGTTCGGGTCCTTGACGCCGGTGGAGGCCCACAGCGGGCGCTGCGGCTTGGCGCCGGCCGCCTCCAGGGCCGCCCAGCGGGCCGAGGCGGGCTTGCCGCCGTCGACCGAGCCGTAGACCTCCTCGTACGCCTGGTAGGCGAGGCGGGCGTTGGCCAGCGCGGCCTTCGAGCGCAGCTCCTCGGCCTCGGCGGTGCCGACGCCGTCCAGCCGCTTGTCGATCTCGGTGTCGACCCGGGAGACGAAGAACGAGGCGACCGACTCGATCTGCGAGAGGTCCAGGCCGGCGGCCTTGGCCTGCTCCAGGCCGGTCAGGTGGGCGTCGATGACGGCCTTGTAGCGCTCCAGCGAGAAGATCAGCGTGACGTTGACGCTGATGCCCCGGGCGAGCACCTGGCTGATCGCGGGCAGGCCGCCCAAGGTGGCGGGGATCTTGATCAGCACGTTCGGGCGGTCGACCAGCCACCAGAGCTGCTTGGCCTCGGCCACCGTGGCGTCGGTGCGGTGCGCCAGGCGCGGGTCGACCTCGATGGAGACCCGGCCGTCGCGGCCGTTGGAGGCGTCGTAGACCGGGCGCAGCACGTCGGCGGCGTCCCGGACGTCCGAGGTGGTGATCATGCGGACGGCCTCTTCGGTGGTGACGCCGCGCACCGCGAGGTCGGTCAGCTGGCCGTCGTAGGCGGCGCTGCCGCCGCCGATGGCCTTCTGGAAGATGGTCGGGTTGGTGGTGACGCCGACGACGTGCTTCTCCTGCACCAGCTCGGCCAGGTTGCCGGAGTTCAGGCGCTCGCGGCTCAGGTCGTCGAGCCAGATCGCCACGCCTTCTTCGCTGAGGCGGTTCAATGCGTCGGTCATGGTGCTCAGTCCCTCTTCATTCTCTTCGGGCGTGCGTGGGGGAGTCCGGGGCGCCGGCCCGGGGCAGTGCGGATACCCCGGGCCGGGCGGATCAGCGCGTCAGCGCGAGACGGCTTCGACCGTGCGCAGCGAGGCGCGGGCGGCGCTGGTGACCGCTTCGGCGGTGAGGCCGAACTCCTCGTACAGCACCTTGTAGTCGGCGGAGGCGCCGAAGTGCTCCAGGCTGACGATCCGGCCGGCGTCGCCGACCAGCTCGCGCCAGCCCTGGGCGATGCCCGCCTCGACCGAGACCCGGGCCTTGACGTCGGGCGGCAGCACGCTGTCCTGGTAGGACTGGTCCTGCTCGCGGAACCACTCCACCGAGGGCAGCGAGACCACCCGGGTCGGGACGCCCTCGGCCTCCAGCACCTCGCGGGCCGCCACGGCGATCTGCACCTCGGAGCCGGTGCCGATCAGGATGACCTTCGGCACGCCGCCGCCGGCCTCGGCCAGCACGTAGCCGCCCTTGGCCGCGCCCTCGGCGGAGCCGAACACCTCGCGGTCGAAGGTCGGCACGCCCTGCCGGGTCAGCGCCAGGCCGACCGGGCCGGGGTGGCTGGTGTACCGCTCCAGCACGGTGCGCCACACCACGGCGGTCTCGTTGGCGTCCGCCGGGCGGACCACGGCCAGGCCGGGGATGGCGCGCAGCGCGGCCAGGTGCTCGATCGGCTGGTGGGTCGGGCCGTCCTCGCCGAGGCCGATCGAGTCGTGCGTCCAGACGTAGGTGACCGGCAGCTTCATCAGGGCGGCGAGCCGGACCGCGGGGCGCATGTAGTCGGAGAACACCAGGAAGGTGCCGCCGTAGATCCGGGTGCGGCCGTGCAGCGCGATGCCGTTCATGATCGAGCCCATGGCGTGCTCGCGGATGCCGAAGTGGATCGTCCGGCCGTACGGCGAGGCGCTCTTGAGCGGGTTGCCCTCCGGGAGGAAGGACGACTCCTCGTCGATGGTGGTCAGGTTCGACTCGGCGAGGTCGGCGGAGCCGCCCCACAGCTCGGGGACGATCTTGCCGAGCGCCTTCAGGGTGTCGCCGGAGGCCTTGCGGGTGGCGACGTCCTTGCCGGCCGGGAAGACCGGGACGGCCTTCTCCCAGCCGTCGGGCAGCTCGCCGGACTGGACCCGGTCGAACTCGGCGGCCTGCTTCGGGTGGGCGGCGCGCCAGTCGGCGAGCCGGCCCTCCCACGCGGCGCGGGCGTGCTGGCCGCGCTCGACCACCTCGCGGGTGTGGGCCAGCACCTCGTCGGTGACCTCGAAGGTCTTGTCCGGGTCGAAGCCCAGCACCTTCTTGGTGGCGGCGATCTCGGCGTCGCCGAGGGCCGAGCCGTGCGCCTTGCCGGTGTTCTGGGCGTTCGGCGCGGGCCAGGCGATGATGGTGCGCATCGCGACGATCGACGGCTTGCCGGTCTCGGCCCGGGCGGCCTCCAGGGCCTTGGCCAGGGCGGGCACGTCGATGTCGCCGTCGGCCTTCGGGGCGACCCGCTGGACGTGCCAGCCGTACGCCTCGTAGCGGGCCAGCACGTCCTCGGAGAAGGCGGTCTCGGTGTCGCCCTCGATCGAGATGTGGTTGTCGTCGTAGAGCGCGACCAGGTTGCCCAGCTTCTGGTGGCCGGCCAGCGAGGACGCCTCGGCCGAGATGCCCTCCTCCAGGTCGCCGTCGGAGACGATCGCCCAGACGGTGTGGTCGAACGCCGAGGCGCCGGCCGCGGCCTCCGGGTCGAACAGGCCGCGCTCGTAGCGGGCCGCCATCGCCATGCCGACCGCGTTGCCGATGCCCTGGCCGAGCGGGCCGGTGGTCGTCTCGACGCCGGCGGTGTGGCCGTGCTCCGGGTGGCCGGGGGTACGGCTGCCGGCGACCCGGAAGGACTTCAGGTCGTCCAGCGACAGCCCGTAGCCGGACAGGAACAGCTGGGTGTACAGCGTGAGGGAGGTGTGCCCGGGGGAGAGCACGAAGCGGTCGCGGCCGACCCAGGCCGGGTCGGTCGGGTCGTGGCGCAGGAAGCGCTGGAAGATCAGATAGGCGGCGGGGGCAAGGGACATGGCGGTGCCGGGGTGTCCGTTCCCCACCTTCTGCACGGCGTCCATGGCCAGGACCCGGGCCGTGTCCACGGCCCGCTGGTCCAACTCGCTCCACTCGAAAACGTTCCGCGTGCTGCTCACCCTGACTCAGGGCTCCTTCCGGATTCTGTGAAGTGTGACCCCGTGAAGGGGACCGGTCGGCCACGCCGCTGTGGCTGGTGCCGATCACGGAGGGTTGATCCCGCTTCTCTGTGCGAGCCTACCGTTAGCGGGGCACCTCACCCTCTGTGCCGGGCAACGTGGGTCCGAGGCGTCGCATTCCCCTGCCGGGCCGTCAACTCGTCTGTCCTACCTTCACCCCTCCGGGGAGGGTTTGCCCGTCCGAGGGGCAAGACGGGAACGGACGCGGCTCGCCGGGGGACCCCGGGGCGGATCGGGAGATATGGAACGTCTATGGTTGCGTGGTACGCGCAGAGCGGACGGCGGGCACCCTGCGGGTCTCCGGGTCGCCTGTGGAAGTTCATCGACTGTTGAGGTGTCCGTGACCGCCGTCGAATCCCGCCCCGCTGGGGTGGTGGTAGGGACGAGGACCGCGCCCCGGCCGTTCGGGGCCCG
This is a stretch of genomic DNA from Kitasatospora fiedleri. It encodes these proteins:
- the opcA gene encoding glucose-6-phosphate dehydrogenase assembly protein OpcA; its protein translation is MKIDLTDTTSSKINAALMNARRESGSTAAGMVLTLVIVTDEGSAYDALKAANDASREHPSRILAVIKRAGRSPRARAETRLDAEILVGTDAGSGETVILRMHGELAAHAQSVVLPLLLPDAPVVVWWPDNAPLNPAQDPLGALAQRRITDAVTAESPVGQLAQRAAGYTPGDTDLAWTRITGWRSMLAAALDQRDVEITGAVVEGESYNPSVELLGLWLNNRLRVPVERVVTGGPGITAVRLHTEDGDITLDRPDGLLGTLCMPGAPDRMVALKRRDTAELIAEELRRLDPDDIYATAVRTPVDRLRERIAGVEHAGPGGTVEAHAAAEAGDAPDDAPDAPAEEGKVVEAAVAAPARVSAKLPGKAAPAKKAAPAKKAATAEKTAPRKRSGQ
- the tkt gene encoding transketolase, which gives rise to MSSTRNVFEWSELDQRAVDTARVLAMDAVQKVGNGHPGTAMSLAPAAYLIFQRFLRHDPTDPAWVGRDRFVLSPGHTSLTLYTQLFLSGYGLSLDDLKSFRVAGSRTPGHPEHGHTAGVETTTGPLGQGIGNAVGMAMAARYERGLFDPEAAAGASAFDHTVWAIVSDGDLEEGISAEASSLAGHQKLGNLVALYDDNHISIEGDTETAFSEDVLARYEAYGWHVQRVAPKADGDIDVPALAKALEAARAETGKPSIVAMRTIIAWPAPNAQNTGKAHGSALGDAEIAATKKVLGFDPDKTFEVTDEVLAHTREVVERGQHARAAWEGRLADWRAAHPKQAAEFDRVQSGELPDGWEKAVPVFPAGKDVATRKASGDTLKALGKIVPELWGGSADLAESNLTTIDEESSFLPEGNPLKSASPYGRTIHFGIREHAMGSIMNGIALHGRTRIYGGTFLVFSDYMRPAVRLAALMKLPVTYVWTHDSIGLGEDGPTHQPIEHLAALRAIPGLAVVRPADANETAVVWRTVLERYTSHPGPVGLALTRQGVPTFDREVFGSAEGAAKGGYVLAEAGGGVPKVILIGTGSEVQIAVAAREVLEAEGVPTRVVSLPSVEWFREQDQSYQDSVLPPDVKARVSVEAGIAQGWRELVGDAGRIVSLEHFGASADYKVLYEEFGLTAEAVTSAARASLRTVEAVSR
- the zwf gene encoding glucose-6-phosphate dehydrogenase; translated protein: MEGTEPAAGDTPDRPVNPLRDPADRRLPRIAGPSGLVIFGVTGDLSRKKLMPAVYDLANRGLLPPGFSLVGFARREWEDEDFANEVHDAVKEHARTPFREEVWEQLAKGMRFVQGDFGDDDAFDTLRRTIEDLDRAQGTGGNFAFYLSVPPKFFPTVVQQLKKHGLTDPAPGSWRRAVIEKPFGHDLASAQELNRIVHEVFPRDEVFRIDHYLGKETVQNILALRFANQMFEPIWNRSYVDHVQITMAEDIGIGGRAGYYDGIGSARDVIQNHLLQLMALTAIEEPASFHPKALVAEKLKVLSAVKLPADLGAHTVRGQYAAGWQGGEEVLGYLDEDGIDPESKTDTFAAIKLEINNRRWAGVPFYLRTGKRLGRRVTEIAVVFQRAPYLPFDSYATEELGQNALVIRVQPDEGVTVRFGSKVPGTALEVRDVTMDFAYGESFTESSPEAYERLILDVLLGDANLFPRHQEVELSWQILDPIEQYWEANGKPAQYPAGTWGPVEADEMLARDGRSWRRP
- the tal gene encoding transaldolase, with amino-acid sequence MTDALNRLSEEGVAIWLDDLSRERLNSGNLAELVQEKHVVGVTTNPTIFQKAIGGGSAAYDGQLTDLAVRGVTTEEAVRMITTSDVRDAADVLRPVYDASNGRDGRVSIEVDPRLAHRTDATVAEAKQLWWLVDRPNVLIKIPATLGGLPAISQVLARGISVNVTLIFSLERYKAVIDAHLTGLEQAKAAGLDLSQIESVASFFVSRVDTEIDKRLDGVGTAEAEELRSKAALANARLAYQAYEEVYGSVDGGKPASARWAALEAAGAKPQRPLWASTGVKDPNLPDTLYVTELVAPGTVNTMPEATLDATDDHGEVTGDTITPNYADAKAVLDAIAAAGVDYDDVVQVLEDEGVQKFEASWTELLDTVSAALAAHDKKN